A genomic window from Enoplosus armatus isolate fEnoArm2 chromosome 18, fEnoArm2.hap1, whole genome shotgun sequence includes:
- the dusp4 gene encoding dual specificity protein phosphatase 4 encodes MEDLGEMDCPVVKRLLKDDSAKCLLLDCRSFLAFSAGHIRGAVNARCNTIVRRRAKGSALSLDQILAGDEEVRGRLRSGMYSAVVLYDERTQDSDAVKEDSILTLVLNALCRDSAGTQMYLLKGGYDRFFTEYPEYCLKTKSLPALTSQSSIDSACSSCGTPHHDQGGPVEILPFLYLGSALHASKKEVLDAIGISALLNVSADCPNHFEGAYQYKCIPVEDNHKEDISCWFLEAIEFIDSVRDSSGRVLVHCQAGISRSATICLAYLMKRKRVRLDEAFEFVRRRRSIISPNFSFMGQLLQFESQLLATSCAAEAAATASPLLGPKSSTTTTSTSATPTSPFIFNFPVSVVNPAYLHHSQITTSPGC; translated from the exons ATGGAGGACCTGGGCGAGATGGACTGCCCGGTGGTGAAGCGTCTCCTAAAGGACGACAGCGCCAAGTGCCTGCTGCTGGACTGCCGCTCCTTCCTCGCCTTCAGCGCGGGGCACATCCGCGGCGCCGTCAACGCCCGCTGCAACACTATCGTCCGCCGCAGGGCCAAGGGCTCCGCGCTGAGCCTGGACCAGATACTGGCCGGGGACGAGGAGGTCCGGGGCCGCCTCCGCTCCGGGATGTACTCCGCCGTGGTGCTATACGACGAGAGGACGCAGGACTCCGACGCTGTGAAGGAGGACAGCATTCTGACTCTGGTGCTCAACGCGCTGTGCAGGGACTCCGCCGGCACACAGATGTACCTGCTCAAAG GTGGCTACGACAGGTTTTTCACTGAGTATCCAGAGTATTGTTTAAAGACCAAATCCTTACCAGCCCTCACCAGCCAGTCCAGCATCGACTCTGCCTGCTCGTCTTGTGGGACGCCACACCATGACCAG GGCGGCCCAGTTGAGATCCTCCCGTTCCTCTACCTTGGCAGCGCCCTCCACGCCTCAAAGAAAGAGGTCTTGGACGCCATAGGAATCTCTGCCTTGCTGAACGTGTCCGCCGACTGTCCCAACCACTTCGAGGGGGCGTACCAGTACAAATGTATTCCTGTGGAGGACAACCATAAAGAAGACATCAGCTGCTGGTTCCTGGAGGCCATTGAGTTCATAG atTCAGTACGGGACTCCAGTGGCCGAGTGCTAGTCCATTGTCAAGCAGGCATCTCCCGCTCCGCCACCATCTGCCTGGCCTACCTGATGAAGAGGAAGCGGGTGCGTCTGGACGAAGCCTTCGAGTTTGTGCGCCGGCGTCGCAGCATCATCTCCCCCAATTTCAGCTTCATggggcagctgctgcagttcgAGTCGCAGCTCCTCGCCACCTCGTGCGCCGCCGAAGCGGCCGCTACGGCGAGCCCGCTGCTCGGACCCAAGTCCTCGACGACCACCACCTCCACGTCGGCCACGCCCACCTCTCCGTTCATTTTCAACTTCCCGGTTTCTGTGGTGAACCCCGCCTACCTACACCACAGCCAGATCACGACCTCCCCCGGCTGCTGA